The Mycoplasmopsis arginini genome contains the following window.
TTGCTCTACAAAAATGTTACCAATCGGAACAATCTTGTTATCATCAAGAGCACCTATAGGCTATTTAGCTATTGCCAACAAAGAAATGTGTACGAATCAGGGTTTTAAATCTATAATATGCAATTCACAATATATAAATAATTTATATATGTTTTATTGGTTATCCACTAAAATAAACTATTTGCAGCAAATATCTAGTGGGGCAACATTCAAAGAATTATCAAAAGATAATCTTGAAAATGTAGAAATAAATCTTCCAACACTTGCCGAACAACAACACATAGTTAACACTATACTATTTCATTTCTTCTTCTAAAATCTCTTTAATTTTTTCTTCTAGTTCCTTACCCTCCTTCATTAATTCAAATAATTCAGCAGATGCTTTTCTTAATTCCTCTTGAATTTCTTCAGGAGATAATTTATTTGATTCATCTGCTCCTACATATCTTCCCGGATTTAAAGAATAATCTTTTGATTTAATTTCTTCTAAATCTGCTTTTTTGCAAAATGCAGGTATATCTTTAAGACTGTTATTTTTAAAGTCTTTATAGGCTTTTACAATTTTATTAATATCAGCTTCTTCTAATACTCGTATCTTTTTTGATATAAGCTTACCCATCGAATCAGCATTAATAAATAATACATCAGTGTTAGTCTTTTCCTTATTTAAAACCCAACATTGAACAGAAAGTCTAACATTAGCAAATAATTTATTAGGTAATGCTAAAATTGCTTCAACTTTACCTTGTTCTATCATTGCTTTTCTTATTTTGTAATCATCAGCTGTATTTGATGTAGTTGCACCATTGGGCATAAGAATAGCTGCTTTACCACGTGGTGCTAATTTAGCATACATTAATGATAACCATGCATAGTTACCATTTTTTTCATTTGGTTTACCAAATACTCATCTCGGGTCTCCGGCTAAT
Protein-coding sequences here:
- a CDS encoding restriction endonuclease subunit S, translating into MRTFKIKEISEIINGATPSTSNPLYWDGSIPWITPKDLTDFHNRYINSGHSFITEEGYKSCSTKMLPIGTILLSSRAPIGYLAIANKEMCTNQGFKSIICNSQYINNLYMFYWLSTKINYLQQISSGATFKELSKDNLENVEINLPTLAEQQHIVNTILFHFFF